One stretch of Manis pentadactyla isolate mManPen7 chromosome 10, mManPen7.hap1, whole genome shotgun sequence DNA includes these proteins:
- the LOC130679246 gene encoding olfactory receptor 8S1-like, with protein MALGNHSAVTEFILLGLSADPRVQPLLFALFLVIYLQTLLGNLTLLLVIRADKRLHTPMYFFLSHLSSLDLCFSSATVPKLLENLLSQRKTISVQGCLAQVFFVFDSGGTEACLLSVMAYDRYVAICHPLLYGQKITNKLCNRLVWGSWGLGFLDALINILPAMSLDFCKDQSIPHYSCELPSLFPLSCSDFSTNFTILLCSSLLHGLVTCVLIVFSYTLIVSTILSISSSSGRSKAFSTCSSHLTAVLLFYGSAFLRYFTPTSGSPLELVFSVLYGVVTPLVNPLIYSLKNKEVKAAVRRTFIKCLQNLVADHNERMVEN; from the coding sequence ATGGCTCTGGGGAACCACAGCGCCGTCACCGAGTTCATCCTCCTGGGGCTGTCTGCAGACCCCCGTGTCCAGCCCCTGCTCTTTGCGCTGTTCCTAGTGATTTACCTCCAGACCCTGCTGGGGAACCTGACGCTGCTGCTGGTGATCAGGGCTGATAAacgcctccacacccccatgtacttcttcctgagtcaCCTCTCTTCCCTGGATCTTTGTTTCTCTTCTGCTACAGTGCCCAAGCTGCTGGAGAACCTTCTGTCTCAGAGAAAAACCATCTCTGTCCAGGGTTGCCTGGCTCAAGTCTTCTTTGTGTTTGACTCTGGGGGCACTGAAGCCTGCCTGCTctcagtgatggcctatgaccgctacgttgccatctgccaccctctgctcTATGGCCAGAAGATAACCAACAAGCTCTGTAATAGGCTAGTGTGGGGCTCCTGGGGCCTTGGTTTTCTGGACGCACTCATCAACATCCTTCCAGCTATGAGCTTGGACTTCTGTAAGGATCAGTCCATCCCCCACTACAGCTGTGAgctgccctctctcttccctctgtcctgctctgatttctccaccAACTTTACTATTTTGCTTTGCTCCAGTCTCCTGCATGGGCTTGTAACCTGTGTCCTAATTGTCTTTTCCTATACTCTTATTGTCTCCACCATCCTGAGCATCAGCTCCTCCTCAGGTAGAagcaaagccttctccacctgctcctcccacctcactgcTGTCCTCCTGTTTTATGGCTCAGCTTTCCTTCGCTATTTCACACCAACCTCAGGTTCACCCCTGGAGTTAGTGTTCTCTGTACTGTATGGTGTGGTCACTCCCTTAGTGAATCCCCTCATCTACAGCTTGAAGAACAAGGAGGTGAAAGCAGCTGTGAGAAGAACGTTTATAAAATGTCTCCAAAATCTGGTAGCTGACCATAATGAGAGGATGGTGGAGAATTAG